The proteins below are encoded in one region of Neisseria macacae ATCC 33926:
- the trxA gene encoding thioredoxin TrxA, giving the protein MSSELIIHTSDANFEQDVLKSDVPVLLDFWAPWCGPCKMIAPILDDIAAEFEGRLKVVKINIDENEATPAKFGVRGIPTLMVFKNGENVATKVGALAKGQLTAFVNASLA; this is encoded by the coding sequence ATGAGCAGCGAACTGATTATCCACACCTCCGATGCAAATTTCGAACAAGACGTTTTGAAATCCGACGTACCCGTATTGCTCGACTTCTGGGCACCTTGGTGCGGCCCTTGCAAAATGATCGCTCCGATCTTGGACGACATCGCCGCCGAATTTGAAGGTCGTCTGAAAGTCGTCAAAATCAACATCGACGAAAACGAAGCCACCCCTGCTAAATTCGGCGTACGCGGTATCCCGACGCTGATGGTGTTCAAAAACGGCGAAAACGTCGCCACCAAAGTCGGCGCTTTGGCAAAAGGTCAATTGACCGCATTTGTAAACGCTTCTTTGGCTTAA
- a CDS encoding ABC transporter ATP-binding protein, producing MTKPILEIENLNAFFPGKQVLHDVSLTVQTGRKLALVGESGSGKTVLAQGIMRLNPLVSFEGSPTGRRCTLKFDGNDLLTQSERALQKLRGREIGMVFQEPMTALNPVMRVGAQIAEVLTLHLGLDKKQAWARAVELLAETGIREPEQKAFAYPFQLSGGQRQRAMIAMAVAAEPKLLIADEPTTALDVAVQAQILDLLARLQQAHNMTMLYITHDLNLVRRFADDVAVMRGGRIVETGAAAEVFARPQHEYTKMLLNAGAARKVVPLADNPATVLQAEQLSVAVKETAGWFKKRSKTLLEPVSFDLKAGETLGIIGESGCGKTTLAKAVMHLIDAEGRLKINGEAWTRESRRDIQMVFQDPFGAFNPRMNVFDIVSEALRVHEPDLSRAEMRQRVQDVLRQVGLPEDALERYPHAFSGGQRQRLAIARAIIVRPKILVLDEPTSALDVQWQQQILELLADLQKKHGLSLIIISHDLAVIRALSHRVMVLKDGKIVEEGDCETVFANPSSDYTRHLMSFRAG from the coding sequence GTACAGACTGGCAGGAAACTGGCATTGGTCGGCGAGAGCGGCAGCGGTAAAACCGTGTTGGCGCAGGGCATTATGCGGCTGAATCCGCTGGTGTCGTTTGAAGGCAGTCCCACAGGGAGGCGTTGCACTCTGAAATTTGACGGCAACGATTTGCTGACCCAATCCGAACGCGCCCTGCAAAAGCTGCGCGGGCGGGAAATCGGCATGGTGTTTCAAGAACCGATGACCGCGCTCAACCCCGTGATGCGCGTCGGCGCGCAGATTGCCGAAGTGCTGACCCTGCATCTGGGTTTGGACAAAAAACAGGCATGGGCGAGGGCGGTCGAACTCTTGGCGGAAACCGGCATCCGAGAGCCGGAGCAGAAGGCCTTTGCCTACCCCTTCCAGCTTTCCGGCGGACAGCGGCAGCGGGCAATGATTGCGATGGCGGTTGCCGCCGAACCCAAGCTCCTGATTGCCGACGAACCGACCACCGCCTTGGATGTCGCCGTGCAGGCGCAGATTCTTGATTTGTTGGCGCGTTTGCAGCAGGCGCACAACATGACCATGCTCTACATCACCCACGACCTGAACCTTGTCCGCCGCTTTGCAGACGACGTCGCCGTGATGCGCGGCGGACGCATTGTCGAAACGGGTGCAGCGGCGGAAGTGTTCGCCCGTCCGCAACACGAATACACGAAAATGCTGTTGAACGCCGGTGCCGCGCGCAAGGTCGTACCTTTGGCGGACAACCCCGCCACCGTCTTGCAGGCGGAGCAGCTTTCCGTCGCCGTCAAAGAAACGGCGGGCTGGTTCAAAAAACGCAGCAAAACCCTGCTGGAGCCGGTTTCCTTCGATTTGAAAGCGGGCGAAACGCTGGGCATCATCGGCGAAAGCGGCTGCGGTAAAACCACGCTGGCAAAAGCCGTGATGCACCTTATCGACGCGGAAGGTCGTCTGAAAATCAACGGCGAAGCCTGGACGCGCGAATCAAGGCGCGACATCCAAATGGTGTTTCAAGACCCGTTCGGCGCATTCAACCCGCGCATGAACGTCTTTGATATCGTTTCCGAAGCCCTGCGCGTCCACGAACCCGATTTGTCCCGCGCAGAAATGCGGCAGCGCGTGCAAGACGTATTGCGGCAGGTCGGTCTGCCCGAAGATGCACTCGAACGCTATCCGCACGCCTTTTCCGGCGGACAACGCCAGCGGCTCGCCATCGCCCGCGCCATCATCGTCCGCCCGAAAATTCTTGTTTTGGACGAACCGACCAGCGCGCTCGACGTACAATGGCAGCAACAGATTCTGGAGCTGCTCGCCGATTTGCAGAAAAAACACGGTCTCAGCCTCATCATCATCAGCCACGACCTCGCCGTCATCCGCGCCCTGTCGCATCGTGTGATGGTGTTGAAAGACGGCAAAATCGTTGAAGAGGGCGACTGCGAAACCGTATTCGCCAACCCTTCCAGCGATTACACGCGCCATCTGATGAGCTTCAGGGCAGGCTGA
- a CDS encoding RsmB/NOP family class I SAM-dependent RNA methyltransferase, translated as MTPIQLDYTAKVLADMLTFKQPADAVLSAYFREHKKLGRQDRHEIAETAFAALRHYQKISTVLLRPHAQPRKAALAALVLGRSTNISQIKDLLDEEETEFLSSLKARKTEFSDDLHTAAELPQWLVEQLQKHFSDGEILAFGRSINQAAPLDIRVNTLKGRRDKVLPLLQTESPDAEATPYSPWGIRLKNKIALNKHELFLDGTLEVQDEGSQLLALLVGAKRGEIIVDFCAGAGGKTLAVGAQMANKGRIYAFDIAEKRLANLKPRMTRAGLTNIHPERISSEHDSRIARLTGKADRVLVDAPCSGLGTLRRNPDLKYRQSSETVAKLLEQQHSILDAAAKLVKPQGRLVYATCSVLPEENEMQVKRFLEEHPEYELLDCAELLAALKIDLNTGKYLRLDSAKHQTDGFFAAVLQRKE; from the coding sequence ATGACCCCGATCCAACTCGACTATACCGCCAAAGTGCTGGCTGACATGCTGACTTTCAAACAGCCTGCCGATGCCGTTCTGTCCGCCTACTTCCGCGAACACAAAAAACTCGGCAGACAAGACCGCCACGAAATCGCCGAAACCGCCTTCGCCGCCCTGCGCCATTATCAAAAAATCAGTACCGTCCTGCTCCGTCCGCATGCCCAGCCGCGCAAAGCCGCACTTGCCGCGCTCGTCCTCGGTAGAAGCACCAACATCAGCCAAATCAAAGACCTGCTCGACGAAGAAGAAACCGAGTTCCTCAGCAGCCTCAAAGCACGCAAAACCGAATTTTCAGACGACCTCCACACCGCCGCCGAATTGCCGCAATGGCTGGTGGAGCAACTGCAAAAACATTTTAGCGACGGAGAAATCCTCGCCTTCGGCCGCAGCATCAACCAAGCCGCGCCGCTCGACATCCGCGTCAACACGCTCAAAGGCAGACGCGACAAAGTGCTGCCGCTGCTTCAAACCGAAAGCCCCGATGCAGAAGCCACGCCCTATTCCCCTTGGGGCATCCGCCTGAAAAACAAAATCGCCCTCAACAAACACGAATTGTTTTTAGACGGCACGCTGGAAGTCCAAGACGAAGGCAGCCAGCTCCTCGCCCTGCTCGTCGGTGCCAAACGCGGCGAAATCATCGTCGATTTCTGCGCCGGCGCAGGCGGCAAAACCCTCGCCGTCGGTGCACAAATGGCAAACAAAGGCAGAATATACGCCTTCGACATCGCCGAAAAACGCCTTGCCAACCTCAAGCCCCGCATGACCCGCGCCGGACTGACCAACATCCACCCCGAACGCATCAGCAGCGAACACGACAGCCGCATCGCCCGACTCACCGGCAAAGCCGACCGCGTTTTGGTCGATGCCCCCTGCTCCGGCTTAGGCACGCTGCGCCGCAACCCCGACCTCAAATACCGCCAGTCGTCTGAAACCGTCGCCAAACTTTTGGAACAGCAACACAGCATCCTCGATGCCGCCGCCAAACTGGTCAAACCGCAAGGCAGGCTGGTTTACGCCACTTGCAGCGTGTTGCCCGAAGAAAACGAAATGCAGGTCAAACGCTTTTTGGAAGAACACCCGGAATACGAACTCCTCGACTGCGCCGAGCTGCTCGCCGCTTTGAAAATCGATTTGAACACCGGCAAATACCTGCGCCTCGATTCGGCAAAACACCAAACCGACGGATTCTTTGCCGCCGTTTTGCAACGCAAGGAATAA
- a CDS encoding putative zinc-binding protein yields MPNRSELPLIYSCSGCSDVAQLANNTAVALDHAGEFEMSCISGVGGKVAPLVRKAQSGRPMLVIDGCHLHCAKSCLENVGVEISEEHHVKLYDLGYKKRFGKSYDEAAVEEVYQYVLTKKHDVLSN; encoded by the coding sequence ATGCCCAACCGCAGCGAACTTCCGTTGATTTATTCCTGTTCCGGATGTTCTGACGTAGCGCAACTTGCCAACAATACCGCCGTAGCACTCGATCACGCCGGCGAATTTGAAATGTCGTGCATTTCCGGCGTAGGAGGCAAAGTTGCACCTTTAGTACGCAAAGCGCAGTCCGGCAGGCCGATGCTGGTCATCGACGGCTGCCATCTGCATTGCGCCAAGTCGTGTTTGGAAAACGTAGGCGTCGAAATTTCAGAAGAACACCACGTCAAACTCTATGACTTGGGCTACAAAAAGCGTTTTGGCAAAAGCTATGACGAAGCGGCGGTAGAAGAAGTCTATCAATATGTCTTAACTAAAAAACACGATGTGTTAAGCAACTAG
- a CDS encoding DUF1853 family protein, producing the protein MNYALDALWWKLTNPSVRALATLLTAPPLWQSGCELSVRTLLGEHGFRYLLDLDGNPTALDDYLAEHAPFGNRLGIYAERLLAFWFAHAPHTELHAYNLPVFSDDLTQGAADFIASINGKPYHIELTCKYYGSGSGKSADLCGLNSKDTLAAKAAKLPRQLALLQSPEGSETLRQNRLPDAPQPASIIRGIGFFPVGADSAEAPLNPYCWRGVFIRDWSAYPTTEDARYHLIDRMAYLAPARVAEAQTLSDRDVRQIESGLIAKLELRPDGFWHEIERIMKVV; encoded by the coding sequence ATGAACTACGCCCTAGATGCCCTATGGTGGAAACTCACCAACCCGTCCGTCCGCGCCCTCGCCACCCTGCTGACTGCCCCGCCGCTTTGGCAAAGCGGCTGCGAATTGAGCGTCCGCACACTATTGGGCGAACACGGCTTCCGCTATCTTTTGGATTTGGACGGCAATCCCACCGCCTTAGATGACTATCTCGCCGAACACGCCCCCTTCGGCAACCGACTCGGCATCTACGCCGAACGCCTGCTCGCATTTTGGTTCGCCCATGCGCCGCATACCGAATTGCACGCCTATAACCTGCCCGTGTTTTCAGACGACCTCACGCAAGGCGCCGCCGATTTCATCGCCTCCATCAACGGCAAACCCTATCATATCGAACTGACCTGCAAATATTACGGCAGCGGCAGCGGCAAATCCGCAGACCTGTGCGGACTCAATTCCAAAGACACCCTCGCCGCCAAAGCCGCCAAACTGCCCCGCCAACTCGCCCTGCTTCAATCCCCCGAAGGCAGCGAAACCCTACGGCAAAACCGCCTCCCCGACGCGCCGCAACCCGCCTCAATCATACGCGGCATCGGCTTTTTCCCCGTCGGCGCAGATTCCGCCGAAGCCCCGCTGAACCCATACTGCTGGCGCGGCGTCTTTATCCGAGACTGGTCGGCATATCCGACCACCGAGGACGCACGCTACCACCTCATCGACCGCATGGCATACCTTGCCCCTGCCCGCGTCGCCGAGGCGCAAACCCTGTCCGACCGAGACGTCCGCCAAATCGAAAGCGGCTTAATCGCCAAACTCGAATTGCGCCCCGACGGCTTTTGGCATGAAATCGAACGCATCATGAAGGTCGTCTGA